DNA sequence from the Brachybacterium sp. P6-10-X1 genome:
GAGGAGCTGTCCCGGATCCCGAACGGCGTGCGTCTGGAGGTCGAGACCGACGCGAGCGTCCTGGAGATCGCGCTGACCAGCGAGCCCGCCCCGGAGGATCCCGTCCCCTGCGCCGACGTGGTCGTCGACGGGTCGCTCGCGGACACGGTGCCGATCGAGGGCCGCACCTCGGCCCGCATCGAGCTGCCCGGGACGCTCTCCCGCGTGGAGCTGTGGTTGCCGCACGCGGCACCGACCAGCGTGACGGAGGTGGGCTTCCGCGGCGCCTCCCACCTCGCGCCGGCCGGCCCCCGCGGCCCGCGGTGGGCGGTCTACGGCAGTTCCATCACCCAGTGCAACCAGGCCGCGAGTCCGACGGGGACCTGGCCCGCGCTGGTCGCCGCGCAGAACTCCTGGGAGCTGACGGCGCTGGGCATGTCCGGGCAGTGCCATCTCGACCCGCCGCTGGCCGAGACGATCGGCGCGGCCCGTCCCGACCTGGTCACGGTGTGCCTGGGCGCGAACATCTACGGCGCGGCGACCTTCACCGCCCGCAGCCTGCCGCCGACGGTGATCGGCTTCCTCACCCACGTGCGCCGACTCGTCGACGGCCCGATCGTGGTGATGAGCCCGACCGCTGCCGGCGCCCACCGCGAGGAGCAGCCCAATGCCGCCGGCCTCGACCAGCGGGACGTCCGCGAGATCGTCCATCGCTGCGTGCGCAGCCTGCAGCGCCGCGATCCGCTGCTTTCTCTGATCGATGGCACCGAGATCGTCTCGACCGGCGAGATGGACCTGCTCGGGGACCTGCTCCACCCCACGGCAGAGGGGTACCGGGTGATGGCCGAGCGCCTCGCGCCGCGGCTGGCCGAGGTCGCCCGGGACAGGGGCGCGCGGACCGAGGGCGTGCCGAGCAGCGCCGCCGGCACGGCCTGACGGCAGGCGGGACCGCACGGTCGACGGGCCGACAGGACGCGAGCCGCCCCTTGTGAGAAAGGGGCGGCTCGCGGGGCGGGCGCCGACAGAACACGGTCGCCCGGACGGCGGCGACTCAGGCGGTCGCGCCGGTCCGGCCGTACCGCCGACGGAACTTCTCCACGCGGCCGGCGGTGTCCAGCACCGTCGCCCTGCCCGTGTAGAACGGGTGCGAGGCCGAGGAGACCTCGACGTCGATGACGGGGTACTGCTGCCCGTCCTCCCACGTCACGGTGTTCTCCGCAGTGCGGGTGGAGCGGGTCAGGAACGCGAAGTCGGCAGCCCTGTCACGGAAGACGACGGGCCGGTACTCGGGGTGGATGGACTGTTTCATGATGCTCTCCTTCTGGGGGTGAGCCGGCGCGGTCGATCGCGCGCTCACCAACTGGATTTCGTGATGCCGGGCAGCTCACCGCGGTGGGCCGCCTCGCGGAAGCGGACCCGCGAGAGCCCGAATCTCCGCAGGTGTCCGCGCGGCCGGCCGTCGACGGCGTCGCGGTTGCGCAGACGGGTCGGGCTCGCATCGCGCGGCAGGCTCTGCAGAGCGCGCTGCGCCTGGATCCGCTGCGCCGTCGGGGTCGCGGGATCCTTGATCGCGTCCTTCAGCGCGGCGCGCTCCGCGGCGTGCCGCGCGACGATCCCGCGTCGTCGGGTCTCGGCCGCGATCTTCGAGGTCTTGGCCATCAGCGGGTCTCGCGGAACTCGACCACACCGCGGATCGTCGGGTCGTACTTGCGCATGACCAGGCGGTCCGGGGTGTTCCGGCGGTTCTTCGTGGTCCTGTAGGTGACGCCGGTACCGGCGCTCGAACGCAGCGTGACGGCGCCGCGCACATCGGTCTTCCTGGCCATGGCTGCTCCTTCCGGGGAGGGCTGGTGCGGTGGGGCCCGGGAGGGCCCTGTCGATTCGGGAGGGCCCCGTCGGTTTGACAGCACCGCGTGATGGTCGACGATACTACTTGTTGAGAATCATTATCGTCAAGCAGGAGAGGTGGTGGCGTCATGCTCGGCGCCCCGGGTTCCGATCACTTTCAACGACGTGGGGGAGGCGGTTATTCCGTGCCTGTCGCCGTGGTGACCGCCGTCGATGCCGTGCTGCGGGACGCGCTGGTCGCAAGCCTGCTGCTCGACGCCGCCGGGGCGGTCAGCCTGCGCTACGAGGTCGAGACGAGCACCTCCTCGCTGCGCCGGCTCGTCCTGACGGCCGAGGGGGTCCTCGAGGATGAGAAGGTCGAGCTCGATCATCCCTGCATTTCCTGCGCCATGCGCGAGGATGCGGTGCCGGCGCTCATCCGCCTCGCGCAGATCCCGAGCATCTCCGCGATCGTGCTCGCTCCGCCGCTCTGCGCGGACCCGTCGGTGGTCGTCGGCACGCTCCGCCCGCACCAGGAGGCATGGCACCTGGCCGGCTCGGTGAGCGCGGTCGATGTCGGCGACGCCGTCGAGGACCTGCTCGGCGAGGACACCCTGGCCGAGCGGGGTCTGCAGTGGGCCGCCGGGGACGCTCGCAGCGTCGGGGAGGCCCTCGCCGCGCAGATCGAGTACGCGGAGCACTTGGTGATCGACGGGGACCCCGCGGGCCCCGGGGCGGAGCTGGTCGAGCATCTTCGCGCTCCCGAGCAGCGACTGGTCCGGGGCCCCTATGCTCTCGGGGCGGACGAGGTGCTGGGAGGTCGGCTGGATCATCTGATCGCTCTGCGGCGGCGGGATGCCCGGTACGTCGAGCCGTACGGCGGGCCGACGGAGCACGGCACCTGGACCCTCGACCTGTGCTCCGAGCGACCGTTCCATCCCCGGCGCCTGCTCGAGAACATCGAGGACCTCGGGGCCGGGCGCCTGCGCGAGCGCGGCCGCTTCTGGGTCCCCGATCGTCCCGACAGCATCTGCCAGTGGGACGGGGCCGGTGGGCAGGTCTCGATCGGCGCCGTCTGGCGAGCGGGCCGCGAACTGCCCACCACCCGCCTCGTGGTCACGGGCGTCGACGCTCCCGATGCGGCACGCGTCCGCGCCGCGTTCGGACGCAGTCTGCTCACCGCCCGGGAGTGGGCCGAGGGGCTTCAGCCGTGGCTCGGGGCCGAGGATCACCTGGCGCCGTGGCTCGGGGAGCGCGACGCCCGGGTCTGATGGTCCGTGGACGGCGGGGTCGGGCCGTGCGTCACCGCTGCCGGGCCGGCAGAGCGGGTCGATCGGCGAGGAGGCGCACGATGGGGCGCAGCGCCGTCCCGATGCTGAGCACGCGCAGCAACAGGTCGCGCGCGGAAGCCAGTGCGCGGCCGCGCCGGAACATCAACCGCGCCAGGCTGCGCGAGGTGTTCTGTGCGGTCTCGACCCGGGGGCGTTGGGCGCTCTCGTAGGCCGCCAGCGCCTCGCCGATCGTCTCGGTCGTGGCGCCGCGCAGGTGCGAGGCCAGCACCCAGGCCGATTCCAGCGCCATGCCGGCGCCGATCCCGGCGGTCGGCAGGAAGCCGGCCGCCGCGTCCCCGAGCAGGACGGTGCGCCGCGTGGTCCAGCGGGCGGCGCGGACGTCGGCGAGCGGCCAGAAGAACGGGGCCTCGGCCGCCGCGACGGCCCGTAGCGCGTCCTCGATCCGCGGCGGTGCGGTCCCGAGCTTCCGGCGCACGACGTCGGCGAAGGCGGCGGGTCCCTGCCGGGTCTCCTGCTCGGGACCGCCGACGAAGGCACCCAGTGCGCCGGGCACCGGGTACGTGCCGATGAAGAAGCCGTCGCCCCAGAGCTCCTCGCCGAGGTCGACGTCCGCGTCGAGAGGGGTCCAGGCCACCCAGCCGCCCCAGCCGGTCTCGACCCGGTGCAGCGGTGCTGCCCCGGGGAGGAGGCTGCGGGTTCGCGAGCCGATCCCGTCGGCGATCACCACGGCGTCGACGCGGAGCGTCCGCACGGTCCCCTCGGTCTCGACCGTGACGCCGACTCCCTCGGGATCCTCGTCGAGGCCGGTGACGGTGGTGCGATGGGTGACCGCCGCGTCCTCGCCCGCGATGACGTCCAGCAGGGCGCCGCGCGTCAGCCCGCGATAGTCCCCATAGCGGCCGACGACGTCCTCGAGACCGTCGGTGCGCAGGGAGCGGCCGGAGTGCGCCCGGAACCGGAAGCGGTCCAGGGGGACGCTGCGCGCGAGGTACTCCTGGCGGACGCCGAGGTCCGCGATCGGTCCGTCGGCCAGGGGCATGAGCGCCACCATGTAGCCGGCGTCCGCCTCGGGGTCCCGGCGCTCGACCAGGATCGGATGGTGGCCGTCGGCACGGAGCAGCTGGGCCGCGGCGAGGCCTGCCACCCCGGCGCCGACGACGAGGATCGTCAGGTCGTCGTGCCGGGAGGCGTCGTCCTGCTCGTCGAGGGGGACGGTGCGGATGGTCATCGGGACCTCCAAGAGCTGTGGACCGGGTGGTCCACTCACGGTACCCCGGTGTGGACCACCCGGTCCAGTGCCTTTAGGGTGGGGTCATGGCGAAGAGCGGGCTCTCGAGGATGCCGATGGCGCGACGTGCTGCGCTGGAGGGCGCGGCGGTGGCGGAGTTCTCCGCCGCGGGGTTCCGCGCGGCCTCGCTGAACGCGATCATCCAGTCCGTCGGGATGAGCAAGAGCTCCTTCTACCACGTCATCGACTCGAAGGCTGATCTGTTCGAGCAGGTCGTCGCGAGCCTCGCCGAGCGGGTCGCGGAGCGCCTGCGCCCGCCGGCTCCCGAGGACTTCGCGGGCCACGCCTTCTGGGACGGGGTCGACGGCTTCCTCGCACGCTTCGCGGAGCTGGCCGCCACCGATGCCGATCTCGCGGCCCTCGGGAGGATGTTCTACCTCTCGGACGCGCCGGAGGCGGACGATCCGACCTCCGGCGCCGCGGGGGCCCGCCCCGCGCTGCTGGCCGACGTGCGGGACTGGGTGGGCGCGGTCCTCGCCGTGGGCCGGCGCGGCGGGCACATCGCGGAGGCGCTGCCTCTGGACCTGCAGCGGCACCTGATCTTCGCCGTGGTGCGGGCGATGGACGAGTGGAGCGTCGCGCATCTGACGGAGCTCTGCCCGCAGGCCGTGCGGGAGCTGGCGGTGGCGCAGTCCGAGGCGCTGCGCGGTCTGCTCGAGCCGCGCCGACCCGAAGCTCGGGACTGAGCCGGCACGACGTGCAGGTCTGATCGCCGGGCCCGACGGTCGTGCCGCCGTGCCCGTCCGCCCGGGGTGAGGTGTCGTCGAACGGCGGCGCCGATCCCCACAGGCGCCTGCCGCTCGGACCCCGCCCTCAGTCCGCGGCATCCTCCCGGTGCCCGCGCCGGGCCGCGGGGTCCACGATCATCAGCACGTCGGTCGGCCCGCCCTCGGCCCCGAAGGCGTGGGGGAGCATGGTGTCGAACTCGGCGCTCTGATTCGTGCGGACCCGGTGGCGCTGCTCGCCCAGCAGCAGCGTGAGCGTGCCGGAGAGGACCACCAGCCACTCGTGGCCGGGGTGGGCCCGCATCCGCGAGGAATCCGGGGCGGGCTCGGTCATGCGGCGGCGCAGGATCGACGTGTCGGGAGAGTGGCGGATCCTCCAGCGCAGGGAGTCCAGACCGTGATCGCGGACGGGATGGGAGACGACCTCCTCGGTGGCGATCTCCACCAGCTCGTCGAGGCTGGTGTCCAGGGCGCGGGCCAGCGTGACCAGCTGATCCAGCGCGAGGCGGCGCTGACCGTTCTCGATCCGCGAGAGCGTGGACTGGCTGAGATGGGCGCGACCGGCGAGATCCCCCAGCGACAGCCCCTGCGCGAGACGCAGGGCACGGATGCGGCGACGTACGAGGCCGTCCACGCCGTGTGCGATCGAGCTTTCTTGCGTCATGAGCAAGAGCCTATGCGTTGCTGGTAAATCTGTCTACGGTCGGAGCATGCCTCCCGACGGAGGTGCCCCGCCCCGAGAGGACTCTTGATGACCACCCCGCTCACGCCCACCGCCGACCCCCGTCCCGACACGCCCGGTACTCCTCCTGTCCATCCCCGGTCCGACCGGGCGACCGAGGACGAGCTGCCCACGACCGTCGTCGACGTCGCGGTCATCGGCGGGGGCGCCGCCGGGCTCAGCGGCGCCCTGATGCTCGCCCGCTCCCGCCGCAGCGTCGTCGTGATCGACGCCGGCACGCCCCGCAACGCCCCGGCCGAGGGGATCCACGGACTGCTCGGCCACGAGGGGACGGCGCCCGCCGAGTACCTCGAGCGCGGCCGCGCCGAGGTGCGCCAGTACGGTGCCAGGGTCCTGACCGGCGAGGTCGCCGGGGCACGCGCCGCGAACCCCGCGGCCGACGGGGACCTGCGCTTCTCCGTCGAGCTCGTCGACGGCCGCCACCTCACGGCGCGCCGACTCCTGCTCGCCACCGGCGTCCGCGACGAACTGCCCGCGATCCCGGGCCTGGCCGCGCACTGGGGCCGCAGCGTCGTCCACTGCCCCTACTGCCACGGCTGGGAGGTGCGCGACCAGCCGATCGGCGTGATCGCGACCCGCCCCGCCTCCTTGCACCAGGCGCTGATGTTCCGCCAGCTCAGCGACGACATCATCGTCTTCGCCGCCGGTCTCGAGATCGACGAGGAGACCCGCGAGCGCTGCGCCGCGCGCGGCATCCGCATCGTCGAGGACCCGGTCGAGGAGGTCGTCGACGGACCCGGCGGAGCGCTCGCCGGAGTGCGCCTGGCCGGCGGGGAGGTCGTGGCGCGCACCGCGCTCGCGGTCGCGACCGAACTGTCCCCGCGGATGGAGGGCCTGGAGAGCCTCGGTCTCCGCCTCGAGGACGCCGGCGGCGGCATGGGCCAGAAGATCGCCGCCGGATTCGCCGGCGTCTCCGAGGTCCCCGGCGTGTGGATCGCCGGCAATGCCGCGGAGCCCAGCCTCCAGGTGGGGCCGGCGGCCGCCGGAGGCGCGCTCGCCGGAGGCCACATCAACGGAATGCTGGTGATGGCGGACGCCGACGCGGCGGTCGCCGCGCAGAAGCAGGGTGCCTCCGTCGGAGTCTGAGTCGTCTGAGTCGTCTGAGTCGCCGGCCGTCGGCTCGTCGGTACGTCGGACGGGTAGGCCCGTCGGCGTCGGCGTCGCACAGCAACAGGCCGCCCCATCGGAGGATGGGGCGGCCTGTTGCAGTGGTGGTCACCGCCAGGTGGGGTGACCACCGGGAGCAGCTGGTTCCTCCGCTCAGCGACGGCCGGCGGCGACCGCCTCGCGGCGCCGCCTGGTGCCCTCGGCGCTCCGCGCCCGCGACAGGTGCGCGGCGGAGGAGAGGTCCACGTCGATGACGGGGTAGATGTTCCCGTCCTTCCAGGTCGTGGTGTGCTCCGAGGTGCGGGTGGAATGGGTCAGGTACCGCAGGTCCGCGCTCTGATCGCGGAAGACGACCGTGCGGGACTCGGGATGGGTGGTGTTCTTGGCGTGCGTCATGGTCTTCATCGTTCTCCTTCGTCGGCCGGGGCCGACGGTGTCTGTGCCCGACACGAGGTCGGTGCGGATGTTCGGGTGCTGGGGGCGTCCCCAGCGGGAGGCGACCGGTGCGTCCCGAGTGGGAGGGCCGCGGTGTTCCGCCTGTCGGCGGTCACGCGGCGCGGGGCGCAGGCCGTGCATCTCAGGTCCGTATCGCGCTGCCACCGTGGCGGCACGCCGGGCCGAGCTGTCATGGGGCGGAAGAGTGGATGATCCGCCCGGAGGACTCGCGGCCCGCCGGGAGGCGGGTGCTCGGTCCGTCCGCGGCGCGGATTCCCGCCCTCGATGACAGCGTCAGACGCTATCAGAGGTCAACGGCCCGGGTCACGGGTTTATTCCCGACCTCGGCGGACTCGTCCGTGATGCGGTGGCACCGGGTGTGGGTGCCCGGCGTGAAGCGGTGGCGCCGGGTGTGGGTGCCCGGCGTGATGCGGTGGCGCCGGGTGCGGGGTCCTGACGCGACGTCGCGGCGCCGGGTGCGGGTGCCTGACACGATCGTGCGCTGCGCTTCCATGCGGGGAATCACAGCGCACGATCGTGTTCTGTCAGCGCGCGGCCGGGCTCGTCAGGGGCGATCTGTCCGGGCGGCCCGCTCAGAGCGTCAGCAGCACCTTGGTGGCGCGGCGCTCGTCCATCGCCCGGTAGCCCTCGGCCGCCTCGGCCAGCGGCAGGGTCAGGTCGAAGACCTTCCCGGGATCGATCGTGCGGTCCCAGATCAGCCGGATCAGCTCGGGCAGGTAGCGGCGCACCGGAGCGGGGCCGCCGTGGAGGTGGACGGCGGAGAAGAAGAGCTCGTCGCCGGGCAGCTGGACGTCGTGGGAGACGCCCACGAAACCGACCGACCCGCCGGGACGGGTGGCGCGGATCGCCTGCATCATCGACTCCTGGGTGCCGACGGCCTCGATCACGCTGTGCGCGCCGAGCCCGCCGGTGAGCTCCCTGATCCGGGCCACGCCCTCGTCGCCGCGCTCGGTGACGATGTCGGTGGCGCCGTACTCGCGGGCCAGGGCCTGTCGATCCGTGTGGCGGCTCATGGCGATGATGCGCTCGGCTCCCATCTGCTTCGCGGCGAGCACGCCCATCAGGCCCACGGCGCCGTCGCCGACCACCGCGACGATCCTGCCCGGTCCGGCCTGGGCGGCATCGGCCGCGAACCAGCCGGTGCCCAGCACGTCGGAGGCGGCCAGCAGCGAGGGGACGAGGTCCTCGGCGGGCGGGCCGGGCGTGGCGACCAGGGTGCCGTCGGCGTAGGGGATGCGAGCCCTCTCGGCCTGGGTGCCGATCTCGCCGTCGACCATGACCGCGTGCACGCACCGGGAGGGGTGGCCCTCGCGGCAGATCTCGCAGACTCCGCAGGAGATCACGAAGGATCCGACGACGAAGTCGCCGACCGTCACCGTCTCGACGGCGGAACCGATCTCCTCGACCACGCCCACGTACTCATGGCCCATGTGCTGGTGGTCGGGCTGGTCGTAGCCCCGGTAGGGCCACAGGTCGGAGCCGCAGATGCAGGTGGCGGTGATCCGGATGACCGCGTCGGTCGGGTCGATGATCTGCGGGTCCTCGCGCTCCTCGACGCGGACGTCGCCGGGGGCATGCATGATGACTGCGCGCATGATGAAGCTCCTTCGATCGGGTGATGGCACCATTCCACGTCTCAGGACGGGTGTGGGGGAGTCTCCGGTGAGGGGTGTACCGGCAGAGGACCTCCCAGGCCCCGGGACCCCTCGCGCGCGGACCTATCGTGGCCCCATGGACAACAGAGCAGAGGTGCGTCAGTTCCTCATGTCGCGCCGGGCGAAGGTGACCCCGCAGGACGCGGGGCTGCCGGGTGGCGGTGGGCGCCGCGTGCCCGGTCTGCGCCGGAGCGAGGCCGCGATGCTCGCCGGGGTCAGCGTGGAGTACTACGCGAAGCTCGAGCGCGGGGCGATCGCCGGGGCGTCGGCCTCCGTGCTGGATGCGCTCGCCGCGGCCCTGCAGCTGGATGAGACGGAGCGCATCCACCTGTTGGACCTCGCGCGGGCGGCCGACGGCATCCCCACCTCGGGTCGGCCCCGGCGGCGCAGCGCGTCCTCGCCCGCCCCGGTGCGGCCCGCCCTGCAGTGGACGCTCGATTCGTTGACCGACGGCGTCGCCTTCGTATGGGACCAGTACCAGAATCTGCTCGCGACCAATGAGCTGGGTCGGGCCTTCTACTCCCCGCTGATCGGCGACGGCACCGGCGGCCGGACGCCGAACCTCGCCCGCTTCCAGTTCCTCGATCCGGCCTCGCAGGACTTCTACCCCGACTGGGAGCGGTTCGCGCAGATGTGCGTGGGCAGCATGCGGGTCGAGGCAGGCAAGGACCCGCACGACGCGACCCTTCAGGACCTGGTCGGAGAGCTGTCCACCTGCAGCGACACCTTCCGCCGGCTGTGGGGTGCCCATGACGTGCACACCCACGGCTCCGGCACGAAGCGGTTCTGCCACCCGGTGGTCGGCGAGCTCACCGTCGCCTACGAGGAGCTGGCCCTGACGGCGGAACCGGGCCGCGCCGTGATCGTGTACACCGCGGAGCCAGGATCGCAGTCCCAGCAGCGGATGCGGTTGCTCGCGAGCTGGGCCGCGTCCCCGCGGATCGAGCAGACGCGGAGGGCCGAGCGGGCGCAGGAGGGTGAGCAGGCGCACGGGGCGGTGGCGGAGTAGGGGCCGGAGCGC
Encoded proteins:
- a CDS encoding GDSL-type esterase/lipase family protein; amino-acid sequence: MPRTVDRRIPALPTDLPAGWHGAATWTSSPDGQQPWRVRPEHLEQIMSAEMEELSRIPNGVRLEVETDASVLEIALTSEPAPEDPVPCADVVVDGSLADTVPIEGRTSARIELPGTLSRVELWLPHAAPTSVTEVGFRGASHLAPAGPRGPRWAVYGSSITQCNQAASPTGTWPALVAAQNSWELTALGMSGQCHLDPPLAETIGAARPDLVTVCLGANIYGAATFTARSLPPTVIGFLTHVRRLVDGPIVVMSPTAAGAHREEQPNAAGLDQRDVREIVHRCVRSLQRRDPLLSLIDGTEIVSTGEMDLLGDLLHPTAEGYRVMAERLAPRLAEVARDRGARTEGVPSSAAGTA
- a CDS encoding type B 50S ribosomal protein L31 — protein: MKQSIHPEYRPVVFRDRAADFAFLTRSTRTAENTVTWEDGQQYPVIDVEVSSASHPFYTGRATVLDTAGRVEKFRRRYGRTGATA
- the rpsN gene encoding 30S ribosomal protein S14; translated protein: MAKTSKIAAETRRRGIVARHAAERAALKDAIKDPATPTAQRIQAQRALQSLPRDASPTRLRNRDAVDGRPRGHLRRFGLSRVRFREAAHRGELPGITKSSW
- the rpmG gene encoding 50S ribosomal protein L33; translated protein: MARKTDVRGAVTLRSSAGTGVTYRTTKNRRNTPDRLVMRKYDPTIRGVVEFRETR
- a CDS encoding GTP-binding protein — encoded protein: MPVAVVTAVDAVLRDALVASLLLDAAGAVSLRYEVETSTSSLRRLVLTAEGVLEDEKVELDHPCISCAMREDAVPALIRLAQIPSISAIVLAPPLCADPSVVVGTLRPHQEAWHLAGSVSAVDVGDAVEDLLGEDTLAERGLQWAAGDARSVGEALAAQIEYAEHLVIDGDPAGPGAELVEHLRAPEQRLVRGPYALGADEVLGGRLDHLIALRRRDARYVEPYGGPTEHGTWTLDLCSERPFHPRRLLENIEDLGAGRLRERGRFWVPDRPDSICQWDGAGGQVSIGAVWRAGRELPTTRLVVTGVDAPDAARVRAAFGRSLLTAREWAEGLQPWLGAEDHLAPWLGERDARV
- a CDS encoding NAD(P)/FAD-dependent oxidoreductase; translation: MTIRTVPLDEQDDASRHDDLTILVVGAGVAGLAAAQLLRADGHHPILVERRDPEADAGYMVALMPLADGPIADLGVRQEYLARSVPLDRFRFRAHSGRSLRTDGLEDVVGRYGDYRGLTRGALLDVIAGEDAAVTHRTTVTGLDEDPEGVGVTVETEGTVRTLRVDAVVIADGIGSRTRSLLPGAAPLHRVETGWGGWVAWTPLDADVDLGEELWGDGFFIGTYPVPGALGAFVGGPEQETRQGPAAFADVVRRKLGTAPPRIEDALRAVAAAEAPFFWPLADVRAARWTTRRTVLLGDAAAGFLPTAGIGAGMALESAWVLASHLRGATTETIGEALAAYESAQRPRVETAQNTSRSLARLMFRRGRALASARDLLLRVLSIGTALRPIVRLLADRPALPARQR
- a CDS encoding TetR/AcrR family transcriptional regulator — its product is MAKSGLSRMPMARRAALEGAAVAEFSAAGFRAASLNAIIQSVGMSKSSFYHVIDSKADLFEQVVASLAERVAERLRPPAPEDFAGHAFWDGVDGFLARFAELAATDADLAALGRMFYLSDAPEADDPTSGAAGARPALLADVRDWVGAVLAVGRRGGHIAEALPLDLQRHLIFAVVRAMDEWSVAHLTELCPQAVRELAVAQSEALRGLLEPRRPEARD
- a CDS encoding helix-turn-helix domain-containing protein; protein product: MTQESSIAHGVDGLVRRRIRALRLAQGLSLGDLAGRAHLSQSTLSRIENGQRRLALDQLVTLARALDTSLDELVEIATEEVVSHPVRDHGLDSLRWRIRHSPDTSILRRRMTEPAPDSSRMRAHPGHEWLVVLSGTLTLLLGEQRHRVRTNQSAEFDTMLPHAFGAEGGPTDVLMIVDPAARRGHREDAAD
- a CDS encoding NAD(P)/FAD-dependent oxidoreductase — encoded protein: MTTPLTPTADPRPDTPGTPPVHPRSDRATEDELPTTVVDVAVIGGGAAGLSGALMLARSRRSVVVIDAGTPRNAPAEGIHGLLGHEGTAPAEYLERGRAEVRQYGARVLTGEVAGARAANPAADGDLRFSVELVDGRHLTARRLLLATGVRDELPAIPGLAAHWGRSVVHCPYCHGWEVRDQPIGVIATRPASLHQALMFRQLSDDIIVFAAGLEIDEETRERCAARGIRIVEDPVEEVVDGPGGALAGVRLAGGEVVARTALAVATELSPRMEGLESLGLRLEDAGGGMGQKIAAGFAGVSEVPGVWIAGNAAEPSLQVGPAAAGGALAGGHINGMLVMADADAAVAAQKQGASVGV
- a CDS encoding 50S ribosomal protein L31 codes for the protein MKTMTHAKNTTHPESRTVVFRDQSADLRYLTHSTRTSEHTTTWKDGNIYPVIDVDLSSAAHLSRARSAEGTRRRREAVAAGRR
- a CDS encoding zinc-dependent alcohol dehydrogenase family protein produces the protein MRAVIMHAPGDVRVEEREDPQIIDPTDAVIRITATCICGSDLWPYRGYDQPDHQHMGHEYVGVVEEIGSAVETVTVGDFVVGSFVISCGVCEICREGHPSRCVHAVMVDGEIGTQAERARIPYADGTLVATPGPPAEDLVPSLLAASDVLGTGWFAADAAQAGPGRIVAVVGDGAVGLMGVLAAKQMGAERIIAMSRHTDRQALAREYGATDIVTERGDEGVARIRELTGGLGAHSVIEAVGTQESMMQAIRATRPGGSVGFVGVSHDVQLPGDELFFSAVHLHGGPAPVRRYLPELIRLIWDRTIDPGKVFDLTLPLAEAAEGYRAMDERRATKVLLTL
- a CDS encoding helix-turn-helix domain-containing protein — protein: MDNRAEVRQFLMSRRAKVTPQDAGLPGGGGRRVPGLRRSEAAMLAGVSVEYYAKLERGAIAGASASVLDALAAALQLDETERIHLLDLARAADGIPTSGRPRRRSASSPAPVRPALQWTLDSLTDGVAFVWDQYQNLLATNELGRAFYSPLIGDGTGGRTPNLARFQFLDPASQDFYPDWERFAQMCVGSMRVEAGKDPHDATLQDLVGELSTCSDTFRRLWGAHDVHTHGSGTKRFCHPVVGELTVAYEELALTAEPGRAVIVYTAEPGSQSQQRMRLLASWAASPRIEQTRRAERAQEGEQAHGAVAE